The following proteins come from a genomic window of Orenia metallireducens:
- a CDS encoding ABC transporter ATP-binding protein yields the protein MTVAIEIEHVNKNYGELKALKDINLTIQQGEFFGLLGPNGAGKSTLIGILGGLVNKDFGRVTVLGKDIITNYRETKKSLGIVPQEVTFDPYFNVRETLEIQSGYFGIKNNDKKINELLEALGLTDKAEIGPRQLSGGMKRRLLIAKALVHDPEIIVLDEPTAGVDVELRNSLWDYVIKLNRQGKTIILTTHYLEEAETLCDRIAIMNKGEIVKIDTKENLINSIDKKVISVKFADSVIGLSEKLAETNCKIDEENNRIEIEASKNDLDDLLKFINNLDLHIVDMNIESAKLEDVFIKLTNLGGDDN from the coding sequence ATGACAGTTGCCATAGAAATCGAACATGTTAACAAAAATTATGGTGAGTTAAAAGCTCTAAAGGATATAAATTTAACTATTCAGCAAGGAGAATTTTTTGGATTATTAGGACCTAATGGTGCTGGTAAGAGCACCTTGATTGGAATTTTAGGGGGATTAGTTAATAAGGATTTTGGGAGAGTTACTGTTCTAGGTAAGGATATTATCACTAATTATAGAGAGACTAAAAAATCCTTAGGAATTGTTCCACAAGAGGTTACCTTTGACCCTTATTTTAATGTCAGAGAGACCCTTGAGATTCAGTCTGGTTACTTTGGAATTAAGAATAATGATAAGAAGATTAATGAACTTCTTGAGGCTTTAGGACTTACTGATAAAGCAGAGATAGGACCACGCCAATTATCTGGTGGTATGAAAAGAAGGTTATTGATTGCTAAAGCTTTGGTACATGACCCAGAGATAATCGTCTTAGATGAACCTACAGCAGGGGTGGATGTAGAGTTGAGAAATAGCTTATGGGATTATGTTATCAAGCTTAATCGCCAAGGAAAGACGATTATTTTAACTACCCATTACTTAGAAGAGGCAGAGACATTATGTGATCGGATTGCGATTATGAATAAAGGTGAAATAGTTAAGATTGATACCAAAGAGAATTTAATCAACTCTATTGATAAGAAGGTTATTAGTGTCAAATTTGCTGATTCAGTTATTGGATTATCGGAAAAACTAGCAGAAACTAACTGTAAAATAGATGAAGAGAATAATAGAATCGAGATAGAAGCAAGTAAGAATGATCTAGATGATCTGCTTAAATTTATTAATAATTTAGACTTACATATTGTTGATATGAATATTGAGAGTGCAAAGCTAGAAGATGTCTTTATTAAGTTGACTAATTTAGGGGGTGATGACAATTAA
- a CDS encoding ABC transporter permease yields MTINTVTFYSLVKREVSRFAKVAIQTIFAPLISTGLYLIIFSYSFKSREVVGYGIPYINFIVPGLIMMSLIQNSFANTSSSLIGAKYNGNIIDFLLAPFSYIELTLGFMIGGIVRGMLVGSVIYLVSILFYGGEVAHPLLAILFAFMVSAIFSLLGIIAGLWAEKFDHVSIFSNFFITPLTFLSGVFYSVKGLPGIWSKVSLFNPVFYMVDATRYAFVGQSDINPSVSGIIIGGLVIGLLLLVTYLFKIGYKVKS; encoded by the coding sequence ATGACAATTAATACTGTTACTTTCTATAGTCTTGTCAAAAGAGAGGTATCTAGATTCGCTAAGGTGGCTATTCAGACTATCTTTGCCCCTTTAATCTCTACAGGATTATATCTGATTATCTTCTCTTATTCTTTTAAGAGTAGAGAGGTTGTAGGATATGGAATCCCTTATATTAATTTTATCGTTCCAGGTCTGATTATGATGAGTTTAATTCAAAATTCCTTTGCCAATACATCATCATCTTTGATCGGAGCTAAGTATAATGGTAATATTATTGACTTCTTATTGGCTCCTTTCTCCTATATTGAACTTACTTTAGGTTTTATGATTGGTGGAATTGTCAGAGGTATGTTGGTAGGTAGTGTAATCTATTTGGTATCTATCTTATTTTATGGAGGAGAGGTTGCCCATCCTTTATTAGCAATCTTATTTGCCTTTATGGTTTCTGCAATCTTCTCTTTACTAGGAATTATTGCAGGTTTATGGGCTGAGAAGTTTGACCATGTCTCTATCTTTTCTAACTTCTTTATTACACCTTTAACCTTCTTAAGTGGTGTATTCTATTCTGTTAAAGGGTTACCTGGTATTTGGAGTAAGGTCTCCTTATTTAATCCAGTCTTTTATATGGTAGATGCTACTAGATATGCTTTTGTAGGTCAATCTGATATAAATCCTAGCGTTTCAGGAATAATAATTGGGGGTTTGGTTATTGGATTATTACTTTTAGTTACTTATTTATTTAAAATAGGATATAAGGTTAAGAGCTAA
- the brxL gene encoding BREX system Lon protease-like protein BrxL, protein MGLIDYKAEEICPDLIVDKGLLLKFKEQLSLPDYIIEQLIIKYNGEKTSDKEVQLIAQTIKDKIVKARDSLEVQSRIIEEGSSLVIDKVRTIFNNDKQEYQCQLSNLDIKDVIIPRKLAIKYTYLLNNSLWSEIKLKYCNEKKRFEIEELEPLEFKDFNLEDFKERRKKFTTFQWTCLLLRSVGLEPLELSKRKKLLYLSRLIPFVEKNYNFVELGLRGTGKSYLYRQFSRESILVSGGKTTVANLFYNMGTRTIGLVGDNDVVAFDEVAYIDFKDKTAIQILKDYMESGSFSRGKEEINTDASMVFLGNINEDISMLLNRSHLFAPLPELMQDIALIDRFHFYLPGWEMDKLKDNKFTKHYGLQSSYLATALNHLRELDFTQVVDDYFLLDDKLDIRDERAIKKTLSGYIKLLHPAGDFTKEDLKLYLDIALEGRKRVKKQLIKMGSFEYKEVGFKYIDIESKEVYRTFLPEAKTGLKYKILPPGTVYIGEVVGDDKFALLKLEIHCKAGKGKLIFRGELDQGLKKNIRKTFLIIKAKRLHGDLKEQLNNNDFYVTATPVLNEVTSDISNPFLIAIYSLLNNKSVAEGLLVTENSSFYRKYKVNQSIKTIKVEGDNGQIKILFPLKSNIFVEVPSKIGFDILSFLVV, encoded by the coding sequence ATGGGATTAATAGATTATAAAGCTGAAGAGATATGCCCTGATTTAATTGTTGATAAAGGATTGTTATTGAAATTTAAGGAGCAGTTGAGTCTACCTGATTATATAATAGAGCAGTTGATAATTAAATATAACGGGGAAAAGACTAGTGATAAAGAGGTTCAACTGATTGCTCAAACTATTAAGGATAAGATAGTTAAAGCTAGGGACAGTTTAGAGGTACAATCTAGGATTATAGAAGAGGGTAGTAGTTTGGTTATAGATAAGGTTAGAACTATCTTCAATAATGACAAACAAGAGTACCAATGTCAGTTATCCAATTTAGATATTAAAGATGTAATTATCCCTCGTAAATTAGCTATAAAGTATACTTATCTGTTAAATAATAGTCTGTGGTCAGAAATTAAGTTAAAATATTGTAATGAAAAGAAGAGGTTTGAAATTGAAGAGTTAGAGCCTCTTGAATTTAAGGATTTTAATTTAGAGGATTTTAAAGAACGGAGAAAGAAATTTACTACTTTTCAATGGACTTGTCTGCTGTTAAGAAGTGTAGGTCTTGAGCCTTTAGAGCTATCTAAAAGGAAGAAACTATTGTATCTAAGTAGATTAATCCCCTTTGTTGAAAAGAATTATAACTTTGTTGAATTGGGCTTAAGGGGGACAGGCAAGTCTTATTTATATCGGCAGTTCTCTAGAGAATCAATCTTGGTTTCAGGAGGAAAGACTACAGTAGCCAATCTATTTTACAACATGGGGACTAGAACGATTGGATTAGTTGGTGATAATGATGTTGTTGCCTTTGATGAGGTAGCATATATAGACTTTAAAGATAAGACAGCAATTCAGATTTTAAAGGATTATATGGAATCTGGCTCTTTTAGTCGTGGCAAGGAAGAGATTAATACCGATGCTTCAATGGTCTTTTTAGGAAATATTAATGAGGATATATCTATGTTATTAAATAGGAGCCATTTATTTGCCCCTTTGCCAGAACTGATGCAGGATATAGCCTTAATTGACCGCTTCCATTTTTATTTACCTGGTTGGGAGATGGACAAGCTTAAAGATAATAAGTTTACCAAGCATTATGGGTTACAGAGCTCCTATTTAGCTACAGCTTTAAATCACTTGCGTGAATTAGATTTCACCCAAGTGGTAGATGATTACTTTCTGCTAGATGATAAGCTGGATATTAGGGATGAGCGAGCTATTAAGAAAACCCTTTCTGGATATATTAAGTTATTACATCCTGCTGGGGACTTTACTAAAGAGGACTTAAAGCTGTACTTAGATATTGCTTTAGAGGGAAGGAAGAGAGTTAAAAAGCAGTTGATTAAGATGGGGTCCTTTGAATATAAAGAAGTTGGCTTTAAATATATAGATATAGAGTCAAAGGAGGTCTATCGTACTTTCCTTCCTGAAGCAAAAACAGGGCTTAAGTATAAAATCTTACCTCCAGGGACTGTTTATATCGGCGAGGTTGTTGGTGATGATAAATTTGCCTTGTTAAAGCTAGAGATACATTGTAAGGCTGGAAAAGGGAAGCTAATCTTTAGAGGAGAGCTTGACCAAGGGTTAAAGAAGAATATTAGAAAGACTTTTTTAATTATTAAGGCTAAAAGGTTACATGGAGATTTGAAGGAGCAACTCAATAATAATGATTTTTATGTTACAGCTACTCCAGTTTTAAATGAAGTTACTTCTGATATAAGCAATCCCTTTTTGATTGCAATCTACTCCTTATTAAATAACAAATCTGTGGCTGAAGGATTACTAGTTACTGAAAATAGTAGTTTTTATAGAAAGTATAAGGTCAACCAATCTATCAAGACAATTAAAGTAGAAGGGGATAATGGACAGATTAAAATTCTATTTCCACTAAAGAGTAATATCTTTGTGGAGGTTCCTAGTAAGATAGGCTTTGATATCTTATCATTTCTAGTTGTTTAA
- a CDS encoding HD domain-containing protein has translation MKEKVFKDPVHNFVYVYDQVILDLIDSKEMQRLRRIKQLGISYVTYHGAEHSRFAHSLGTYEVMRKIISKLARKGELVLSEKEELLCKVTALLHDIGHGPFSHSLESVFGGNHELWSKRIIAGDSEVNKILAEVSPDFPNEVVQVLDGKHPNKLIASLISSQIDADRMDYLLRDSQATGVIYGNFDLDRIIRVMKPTEGQVLFREAGMHSIEAYILARYAMYWQVYFHPTNRSGEIILKKIFERVVDLYEAGFDFYLPESLRNILRGEINLVDYLRLDDSLILTLFQEWRDCSDQILADLSSRILDRRLLKRIECEDKDGLYERLIPLFEKVGINPKYYLVIDHPYHIPYDYYQPEDEHSKNPIYLQSKNGSIKELSQLSDPVKAIAGKREVMYNLYYPRELILEGQGQEYEEIRQILGY, from the coding sequence ATGAAAGAGAAGGTCTTTAAAGACCCAGTACATAATTTTGTATATGTTTATGATCAAGTTATTTTAGACTTAATTGATAGTAAAGAGATGCAACGGTTAAGAAGGATTAAGCAACTGGGTATATCTTATGTAACCTATCATGGTGCTGAACATAGTCGATTTGCTCATTCTTTAGGAACTTATGAAGTGATGAGAAAGATTATATCTAAGCTAGCCCGTAAAGGAGAGTTGGTCTTATCAGAAAAAGAGGAACTATTATGTAAGGTTACTGCCTTGTTACATGATATAGGTCATGGTCCTTTCTCTCATTCTTTAGAGAGTGTCTTTGGTGGCAATCATGAGCTTTGGAGTAAGAGAATTATAGCTGGTGATAGTGAAGTTAATAAGATATTAGCAGAGGTTAGCCCTGATTTTCCTAATGAGGTAGTACAGGTCTTAGATGGAAAGCACCCTAATAAGCTGATAGCAAGCTTAATATCAAGCCAGATTGATGCTGATCGGATGGATTATCTATTACGGGACTCTCAAGCAACTGGGGTTATATATGGAAACTTTGATTTAGATAGGATTATTAGGGTAATGAAGCCTACTGAAGGACAAGTTCTATTTAGAGAAGCAGGAATGCACTCGATTGAAGCTTATATCTTAGCCCGCTATGCTATGTATTGGCAAGTCTATTTTCACCCAACTAATCGTAGTGGAGAGATAATTTTGAAGAAGATATTTGAAAGGGTAGTTGATCTCTATGAAGCAGGATTTGATTTTTATTTACCAGAGAGTTTGAGAAATATTTTAAGAGGAGAGATAAATCTAGTTGATTATTTAAGATTAGATGATTCTTTAATCTTAACACTCTTTCAAGAATGGAGAGATTGTTCTGATCAAATCTTAGCTGATTTAAGCTCTAGAATCTTAGACCGCAGACTCCTAAAGAGAATCGAATGTGAAGATAAGGATGGATTATATGAAAGGTTAATACCATTATTTGAGAAGGTAGGAATCAACCCTAAATATTACTTAGTTATAGATCATCCATATCATATTCCTTATGATTATTATCAACCAGAGGATGAGCATAGCAAGAATCCAATCTATCTGCAGAGTAAAAATGGAAGTATAAAAGAGCTCTCTCAGCTGTCAGATCCAGTGAAGGCTATAGCTGGTAAAAGAGAGGTTATGTATAATCTCTACTATCCAAGGGAGCTTATCTTAGAAGGTCAAGGACAAGAATATGAAGAGATTCGGCAGATATTAGGGTATTAA
- a CDS encoding DUF4870 domain-containing protein, with amino-acid sequence MLTSDQKILATIAHIGILFGAPILAPLIIYLLSEDSFIRVQAREALFFQGAMVVATVISAVLTFVLIGFAFLAVIGPLSIIAAIVATVKVWNDYDFSYPITGKWARRL; translated from the coding sequence ATGTTAACTTCAGACCAAAAGATTTTAGCTACTATTGCTCATATAGGAATTTTATTTGGAGCACCGATTTTGGCTCCATTAATTATCTATTTATTGAGTGAAGACTCTTTTATTAGGGTTCAAGCTAGAGAAGCTTTATTCTTTCAAGGGGCAATGGTAGTGGCTACAGTGATTAGTGCAGTCTTAACTTTTGTGCTGATTGGTTTTGCTTTTTTAGCAGTAATTGGTCCTCTATCGATTATTGCAGCTATTGTTGCTACTGTGAAAGTATGGAATGACTATGACTTCTCTTATCCAATTACAGGTAAATGGGCTAGGAGATTGTAG
- a CDS encoding cold shock domain-containing protein: MVEDDGERLNGQVKWFDSEKGFGFIEREDGDDVFVHFSAINEDGFRNLEEGEDVEFSIEETDKGLQAQNVVKL; encoded by the coding sequence GTGGTAGAAGATGATGGAGAAAGATTAAATGGTCAAGTAAAATGGTTTGATAGTGAAAAAGGATTTGGTTTTATTGAAAGAGAAGATGGAGACGATGTATTTGTTCACTTCTCTGCAATCAATGAGGATGGATTTAGAAACCTTGAAGAAGGTGAAGATGTAGAATTCTCTATTGAGGAAACTGATAAAGGACTACAAGCTCAGAATGTAGTTAAGCTATAA
- a CDS encoding carboxymuconolactone decarboxylase family protein, with the protein MANSITVLKGKDRVKKIELEESTGIVKDVFLDIKAQKGSIPNLFKTLAHKPQILRSTWNRMKSIMKDEELPVKVKKLVALRVSILNNAEYCINAHYNGLIQLGYPPEVLEKVREGDYQLLTEVEARILEFVDKATNNFWELGDDDFDELALQEEELLELIAVIDLFSGLNRTTAILDIEKD; encoded by the coding sequence ATGGCTAATTCAATTACTGTTCTAAAAGGTAAAGATAGAGTTAAGAAAATAGAGCTAGAAGAGTCTACTGGAATAGTTAAAGATGTCTTTTTAGATATCAAAGCACAGAAAGGTAGTATTCCCAATCTCTTTAAGACTTTAGCTCATAAACCTCAAATCTTAAGGTCAACTTGGAATCGGATGAAGTCTATTATGAAGGATGAAGAATTACCAGTAAAGGTAAAGAAGCTAGTAGCTTTACGAGTATCCATCTTAAATAATGCTGAGTATTGTATCAATGCTCATTATAATGGCTTGATCCAGTTAGGTTATCCACCAGAAGTATTGGAGAAAGTTAGAGAAGGAGATTATCAGTTATTGACTGAGGTGGAAGCTAGAATCTTAGAATTTGTAGATAAAGCTACTAATAATTTTTGGGAATTAGGTGATGATGATTTTGATGAACTAGCTCTACAAGAAGAGGAGCTATTAGAGTTAATAGCAGTAATTGATTTATTTTCAGGGTTAAATCGTACCACAGCAATATTGGATATAGAAAAAGATTAA
- a CDS encoding ferritin family protein has protein sequence MSTQFNALEILKIAMNVEKQGENFYKRCVEVNSEPEVKAVFKELQEDEQEHYQYFKRLLEIFDEEDKSITRDYLYDPEVNQYLRALVDTKIFPDDEEVTDDIAHNLLEAIEVGIKAEKNSLLLYSELLEMEIDEQTLDALEKLIIEEKRHLIKLEVLKSAIS, from the coding sequence ATGTCAACTCAATTTAATGCTTTAGAGATATTAAAGATTGCTATGAATGTTGAAAAACAAGGAGAGAACTTCTATAAAAGATGTGTAGAAGTCAACTCTGAACCAGAAGTTAAGGCGGTTTTCAAAGAATTACAAGAGGACGAACAAGAGCATTATCAATACTTTAAAAGGTTACTAGAAATCTTTGATGAAGAGGATAAAAGTATCACCAGAGACTATCTATATGACCCAGAGGTCAATCAATATTTACGTGCTTTGGTCGATACTAAGATATTTCCTGATGATGAAGAGGTTACTGATGATATCGCTCACAATCTACTTGAAGCGATTGAGGTAGGTATTAAGGCTGAAAAGAACTCTCTATTACTTTATAGTGAATTATTAGAGATGGAGATCGATGAACAGACCCTTGATGCTTTAGAAAAATTAATAATTGAAGAGAAACGCCACTTAATCAAATTAGAAGTATTAAAGAGTGCTATATCATAA
- a CDS encoding GerAB/ArcD/ProY family transporter, which yields MSTKKISNKQAFLLSLNVILTTIVLLVPSEMIMYAGRGAWISIIFASLFILVIHYAVFKLSCQFSNQSLVQDCIDIFGKVLGRLILIPFIMLNIQLTILIIYESVGFVEFVMPTKGEIGIWIANALIAGYLSYKGIETIMRVNGFAIFTMLSSFFIIISTNYGVIDFARLQPIGVDFKQIVKGSLLPLHWFLIIPNLFLVYKPFFKDKTKTLKVSLLGNLTSMIIISVLLVITVAIFGSQLGGNLEYSFYALSTLSISGLDVTVFLAWIMATMIKVGFYYFTSLYLIKEWFKLSSYKNLILPFMIFTVSLGYFQTDIYYLKTLFIYIITVIIFVVEIPFVLLLIGAYTFKIRKKSNS from the coding sequence ATGTCAACGAAAAAGATAAGTAATAAGCAAGCCTTTCTATTGTCATTAAATGTAATCTTAACAACTATTGTATTACTTGTACCAAGTGAAATGATTATGTATGCTGGGAGAGGGGCTTGGATTTCAATTATTTTTGCCAGTCTTTTCATTCTAGTTATACATTATGCAGTATTCAAATTAAGCTGTCAATTCTCTAATCAAAGCCTTGTCCAAGATTGTATAGATATTTTTGGTAAAGTATTGGGAAGGCTGATTTTAATTCCTTTTATCATGTTAAATATACAATTAACTATCTTAATAATATACGAGAGTGTTGGATTTGTAGAATTTGTAATGCCTACTAAAGGAGAAATAGGGATCTGGATTGCTAATGCTTTGATTGCAGGTTATTTGTCTTATAAAGGGATAGAAACAATTATGAGGGTAAATGGTTTTGCAATATTTACTATGTTGTCTTCATTTTTTATCATTATCTCAACAAACTATGGTGTAATCGACTTTGCTAGGTTACAACCTATAGGAGTAGACTTTAAACAGATAGTTAAAGGTAGTTTATTACCATTACATTGGTTTTTAATAATTCCTAATCTATTTCTAGTATACAAACCTTTTTTTAAAGATAAGACTAAGACCCTTAAAGTTAGCTTATTGGGTAATTTAACCAGCATGATTATTATCTCAGTCTTATTAGTTATTACTGTTGCAATATTTGGAAGTCAGCTAGGCGGTAACTTGGAATATTCTTTTTATGCATTGAGTACATTATCTATTAGTGGATTGGACGTAACTGTTTTTCTAGCTTGGATTATGGCAACAATGATTAAGGTAGGATTTTATTACTTTACATCTTTATATTTAATCAAGGAATGGTTTAAGTTAAGTAGTTATAAGAATTTAATTTTACCATTTATGATATTTACAGTCTCTTTAGGTTATTTCCAAACTGATATTTATTATTTAAAGACTTTATTTATATATATTATTACGGTAATTATATTTGTTGTAGAGATTCCCTTTGTTCTGTTATTAATTGGTGCTTATACCTTTAAAATTAGAAAGAAATCTAATTCATAG
- a CDS encoding spore germination protein, with the protein MSKKMKKPLTIEEKKRRDEEEALERLEEKYINDIDINNLKVYSSLEKNLVYLEALFNKASDFNTRNFKLGDEKEVKATLVYVQGIVNKGFINDTILRELMIISRDQDIKSLERYSNLIDLIEDKLLTMGTIKRRDRFSTIIDDMLCGHVVLFIDGYDEVISIPIPTREVRNVAEPETESVVRGPREGFVESIDINLSLVRGRIKTTDLKFESFRLGRVSKTDITIAYIEGIAPQDLIDEVMNRVKRIDVDMVNESSIIEQLVEDDPFSPFPQISNTERPDGVASSLNEGRVCIFVDGTPFVLVMPSVFVHFLQATEDYYQRFFFSSFVRILRFTAFLVALLGPSVYIAITTFHQEMIPTKLLLSIVASRAGVPFPALVEALIMEIAFEFLREAGIRLPKTVGQAVSIVGALVVGEAAVQAGLVSQAMVIVVALTGIASFMIPAYNFALGVRLIRFGVMFLAASWGMFGITFAILALLIHLCSLRTFGIPYLSPITPVDWEGLKDSFVKVPEWFKNSRPPYLVKDDNQRIRSNIKPSPAKGDDEDE; encoded by the coding sequence ATGAGTAAGAAGATGAAAAAACCTTTAACAATAGAAGAGAAGAAGAGAAGGGATGAAGAAGAAGCTTTAGAAAGGTTAGAAGAAAAATATATTAATGATATAGATATTAATAATTTAAAAGTATATAGTAGCCTTGAAAAGAACCTAGTTTATCTTGAGGCTTTATTTAATAAAGCAAGTGATTTTAATACTAGAAATTTTAAGTTAGGTGATGAAAAAGAAGTTAAGGCTACTTTGGTATATGTTCAAGGTATAGTAAATAAAGGTTTTATTAATGATACTATTTTAAGAGAGTTAATGATTATTAGTAGAGACCAAGATATAAAATCATTAGAAAGGTATTCAAATCTGATTGATTTAATAGAAGATAAACTATTGACTATGGGGACTATAAAAAGAAGAGATAGATTTTCTACAATAATTGATGATATGTTATGTGGACATGTGGTATTGTTCATAGATGGCTATGATGAGGTAATTTCTATACCGATTCCAACCCGTGAGGTTAGAAATGTAGCTGAGCCTGAGACTGAAAGTGTTGTAAGGGGACCTAGAGAAGGGTTTGTAGAGAGCATAGACATTAATTTATCTTTAGTAAGAGGAAGAATTAAGACAACTGATTTGAAGTTTGAGAGCTTTAGATTAGGTAGGGTTAGCAAGACTGATATCACCATTGCTTATATTGAGGGTATCGCCCCTCAGGATTTAATAGATGAAGTGATGAATAGAGTTAAAAGGATAGATGTAGATATGGTTAATGAAAGTAGTATTATAGAGCAGCTAGTTGAAGATGATCCCTTCTCTCCCTTCCCCCAAATCTCTAATACAGAACGCCCTGATGGGGTTGCCTCATCTTTAAATGAAGGTAGGGTGTGTATATTTGTTGATGGTACTCCTTTTGTACTTGTTATGCCCAGTGTCTTTGTCCATTTCCTACAGGCAACTGAGGATTATTATCAGAGATTCTTTTTCTCCTCATTTGTAAGAATATTGAGGTTTACAGCTTTTTTAGTTGCTTTACTAGGTCCATCTGTCTATATTGCTATCACTACTTTTCATCAAGAGATGATTCCCACCAAATTACTTTTAAGTATTGTTGCTTCAAGAGCTGGGGTTCCCTTCCCTGCCTTAGTAGAAGCACTAATTATGGAAATTGCCTTTGAATTCTTGCGTGAAGCAGGTATAAGATTACCTAAGACCGTTGGACAGGCAGTCAGTATCGTAGGAGCCTTGGTTGTTGGGGAAGCAGCAGTTCAGGCAGGGTTGGTCTCTCAAGCTATGGTTATTGTGGTGGCATTGACAGGTATTGCTTCATTTATGATTCCAGCCTATAATTTTGCCTTGGGTGTAAGGTTAATTCGTTTTGGAGTAATGTTCCTGGCAGCTAGCTGGGGAATGTTTGGGATTACTTTTGCAATTTTAGCACTGTTAATCCACTTATGTAGTCTAAGAACCTTTGGTATACCCTATTTATCACCGATTACTCCAGTAGATTGGGAAGGTTTAAAAGATTCCTTTGTCAAGGTTCCAGAGTGGTTTAAAAATAGCAGACCACCTTACTTGGTGAAAGATGATAATCAAAGAATTCGCTCTAATATTAAGCCTTCACCAGCCAAAGGGGATGATGAAGATGAGTAG
- a CDS encoding Ger(x)C family spore germination protein, protein MSRKFVSLFLLLLLVVNLTACAGKREMDELGIVGLTAIDWDPKRQKYEIMVQVIVPTRGGGGMGGSGDIQIWNATATGNTLMRASKNLRSRVSKKLVWFHSRLIIIGKRAATKGLKDIIDFFARNKEIRYNSWILITEYPVKETLESNPRFEGSLPAEIQGLIENNQTDWAESYAINLKDMLIRLADDDFDEVTGKLTNHRPQLAPEGTYEQLDLVKNVPIDLRDVVALSGMAVLKDGKFKGWLDRVESKGYLFIVDEIEGGAIAEYVKGKEKFSAEVLSNKSKLKPEFKNGKLSFKLEVKTDVTITEAITELDLTKSEDIKLLQKDLAKQIKKNIEITLKTAQHKYNADIFGYGNAIYRSYPDKWKEIKDDWDKIFPTVVTDIKVEVTIKRLGMISQPITKPQ, encoded by the coding sequence ATGAGTAGAAAGTTTGTTAGTTTATTCTTATTACTACTACTAGTAGTTAATTTAACTGCTTGTGCTGGAAAAAGAGAGATGGATGAATTGGGGATTGTTGGTCTAACTGCTATTGATTGGGATCCAAAGCGACAGAAATATGAAATTATGGTACAGGTGATTGTTCCTACTAGAGGAGGTGGTGGAATGGGCGGTAGTGGAGATATTCAAATCTGGAATGCTACTGCTACCGGAAACACTTTGATGAGAGCTAGTAAGAATTTGAGATCTAGAGTTTCTAAAAAGTTGGTCTGGTTTCATAGTAGGCTGATAATCATTGGAAAGCGAGCAGCTACAAAGGGTTTAAAGGATATAATCGATTTTTTTGCTCGAAATAAAGAGATTAGGTATAATAGCTGGATTCTAATTACTGAATATCCTGTTAAGGAGACCTTGGAGTCTAATCCACGCTTTGAAGGAAGCCTTCCTGCCGAGATTCAAGGTTTAATTGAGAATAATCAAACAGATTGGGCAGAATCTTATGCTATTAACTTAAAGGACATGTTAATCAGATTAGCCGATGATGATTTTGATGAAGTTACTGGTAAGTTAACCAATCACCGCCCTCAGCTAGCACCAGAAGGAACCTATGAACAGTTAGATTTAGTAAAAAATGTTCCTATTGATTTAAGGGATGTAGTTGCTCTGTCAGGAATGGCTGTTTTAAAGGATGGTAAATTTAAAGGCTGGCTTGATAGAGTAGAATCTAAGGGTTATCTATTTATAGTTGATGAAATTGAAGGTGGAGCTATTGCAGAATATGTTAAGGGAAAGGAGAAGTTTTCAGCAGAGGTATTGAGTAATAAGTCTAAGTTAAAGCCAGAATTTAAGAATGGAAAGCTAAGCTTTAAACTAGAGGTTAAGACAGATGTAACAATCACTGAAGCGATTACTGAGTTAGACCTTACTAAAAGTGAGGATATTAAGTTATTGCAGAAGGATTTAGCTAAACAGATTAAAAAGAACATAGAGATAACTTTAAAGACGGCTCAACATAAGTATAATGCTGATATCTTTGGTTATGGGAATGCTATCTATCGAAGTTACCCTGATAAATGGAAAGAGATTAAGGATGATTGGGATAAAATCTTTCCTACAGTAGTGACAGATATTAAAGTGGAGGTTACTATCAAAAGATTAGGAATGATCTCTCAACCAATCACTAAGCCTCAATAA